The following coding sequences are from one Clarias gariepinus isolate MV-2021 ecotype Netherlands chromosome 19, CGAR_prim_01v2, whole genome shotgun sequence window:
- the adssl gene encoding adenylosuccinate synthase, like produces MAADLKMSNGKETVSLNGEPAVKRSRESSVTDSLRNSREPQNKVTVVLGAQWGDEGKGKVVDLLAMDADIVCRCQGGNNAGHTVVVDGVEYDFHLLPSGVLNKKATSFIGNGVVIHLPGLFEEAVKNSQKGPGLQGWEERLKISDRAHIVFNFHQAADGMQEQQRQQQAGKNLGTTKKGIGPAYSSKAQRNGLRVCDLVADFSVFEESFRVLASHFQTMYPNLNIDVDGELEQLKGYAEKLRPLVTDGVYFMHKALNGPSKKILVEGANAALLDIDFGTYPFVTSSNCTVGGVCTGLGVPPSHIGRVYGVVKAYTTRVGVGAFPTEQDNDIGDLLQSRGREFGVTTGRRRRCGWLDLVLVRYAHMVNGFTAIALTKLDILDTLCEIKVGIAYTVDGKPLDSFPANMDVLTKVEVTYETLPGWCCSTEGARTFDDLPPQAQTYIRFIEDFLQVPVKWVGVGKSRESIIKLI; encoded by the exons ATGGCGGCGGATCTCAAGATGTCTAATGGAAAAGAAACGGTTTCACTGAACGGCGAGCCGGCAGTTAAACGATCCCGGGAGAGTAGCGTAACCGATTCTTTGCGAAATTCCCGAGAGCCTCAGAATAAAGTGACGGTCGTGCTCGGGGCTCAGTGGGGAGATGAGGGCAAGGGGAAAGTGGTCGACCTGCTGGCTATGGACGCCGACATTGTCTGCAGATGCCag GGAGGAAACAACGCGGGACACACGGTGGTCGTGGACGGTGTCGAGTACGACTTTCACCTCCTACCCAGCGGCGTCCTGAACAAAAAAGCCACCTCGTTTATCG GGAACGGTGTTGTGATTCATCTCCCTGGGCTGTTTGAGGAAGCAGTGAAAAATTCTCAGAAAGGCCCAG GGCTGCAGGGTTGGGAAGAGAGGCTAAAGATTTCTGACCGTGCACATATTG TGTTTAATTTTCATCAGGCTGCTGATGGGATGCAGGAGCAACAAAGACAACAGCAGGCTGGGAAGAA CTTGGGAACAACCAAAAAGGGCATTGGTCCAGCATATTCCTCTAAGGCACAACGTAATGGGCTGAGAGTGTGTGATTTGGTTGCTGATTTCTCAGTTTTTGAGGAAAG TTTCCGTGTCCTGGCTAGCCATTTTCAGACTATGTATCCAAACCTCAACATCGATGTTGATGGTGAGCTGGAGCAGCTGAAG GGTTACGCAGAGAAGTTGCGGCCTCTGGTCACAGACGGTGTGTACTTCATGCATAAAGCTCTTAATGGACCAAGCAAGAAGATCCTCGTCGAGGGGGCTAATGCAGCTCTTTTGGATATCGACTTTG GAACCTATCCTTTCGTAACATCATCCAATTGCACTGTTGGAGGCGTGTGCACAGGCCTTGGCGTCCCCCCATCTCACATTGGCCGTGTGTATGGTGTGGTTAAGGCTTACACAACCCGAGTTGGTGTTGGAGCGTTTCCCACTGAACAAGACAAC GACATTGGCGATCTCCTGCAGTCTAGAGGAAGGGAATTTGGAGTTACTACAGGCAGACGGCGACGCTGCGGGTGGCTGGACCTGGTTTTAGTTCGTTATGCTCACATGGTCAACGGCTTCACAGC TATCGCTCTGACCAAGTTGGACATTCTTGATACGTTGTGTGAGATTAAAGTGGGGATCGCTTACACTGTTGATGGCAAGCCTTTGGACAGCTTTCCTG CTAATATGGATGTCCTGACGAAAGTCGAGGTGACCTATGAGACGTTACCTGGGTGGTGCTGCAGCACAGAGGGAGCACGTACTTTTGACGACTTGCCACCTCAGGCACAAACCTACATTCGCTTTATAGAGGATTTCCTGCAGGTGCCAG TAAAATGGGTCGGAGTTGGAAAATCCAGAGAGAGTATAATAAAGCTCATCTAA